The Spirochaeta isovalerica genome includes a window with the following:
- a CDS encoding SDR family oxidoreductase — translation MNVFVTGGSRGIGRGIVLKMIKEGYGCAFTYAGNVEAAEETIRQAKEIRKDCSIISYKMDQSKVSEVESVLENAIKDFGDFGALVNNAAILKDNVLAFMSDEEWDDVIKTNLYGPFYVTRGLLMHFLSNKFGRIISISSLSQGGSSGQANYAASKAGLVALSQTIAREYGPKKITSNVVVVGYVPTDMTKENMNNELSKIWMDYCPTRRVGKPEEIADAVYYLTTENAGFINGEVLHVTGGLTYAP, via the coding sequence ATGAATGTATTTGTCACAGGGGGATCCCGGGGAATCGGACGCGGCATCGTTCTGAAGATGATAAAAGAAGGCTACGGATGTGCCTTCACATATGCCGGAAACGTGGAAGCGGCTGAGGAAACTATCCGTCAGGCAAAAGAAATCCGGAAAGACTGCAGTATTATCTCCTATAAGATGGATCAGTCTAAAGTCTCCGAAGTGGAGAGTGTTCTCGAAAACGCCATTAAGGATTTCGGAGATTTCGGGGCTCTGGTCAATAACGCGGCAATTCTCAAAGACAATGTACTTGCTTTTATGAGTGATGAAGAATGGGATGACGTCATTAAGACAAACCTTTACGGACCTTTTTATGTCACAAGAGGTCTGCTGATGCATTTTCTTTCCAATAAATTCGGACGGATCATCAGTATCTCTTCACTTTCACAGGGAGGATCGAGCGGTCAGGCCAACTATGCGGCCAGCAAAGCCGGACTGGTTGCTTTATCCCAGACCATCGCACGGGAATACGGTCCGAAAAAGATTACATCCAATGTCGTTGTCGTGGGTTACGTCCCCACAGATATGACCAAAGAGAATATGAATAACGAGCTGTCGAAGATCTGGATGGATTACTGCCCGACAAGGCGGGTCGGAAAACCTGAAGAGATCGCCGATGCCGTGTATTATCTGACAACTGAAAATGCCGGTTTCATCAATGGAGAGGTTCTCCATGTAACCGGTGGCTTAACTTACGCACCATAG